The Acidobacteriota bacterium genome has a segment encoding these proteins:
- a CDS encoding DUF1501 domain-containing protein → MSIRRGNGEGCPGYAGAPLTRRQMLKQAANGFGMLALSSLMADEAYAGLVPTAMPHFPSKVKNVILCFMPGGVSHMDTFDPKPKLNELHGQLSGDGQRTWQGCPWSFKRYGRSGMPVSELLPHIATCVDDLAVVRSMVSGFPLHPRGNILFHTGRNVGGHPSLGSWITYALGSENKNLPGYVLLHTGDIPPGGLENFSNGFLPATHQALPVKAEGNAIDNLVASDDPKLQQAKLDLLLDQDRAFGASAGSDDAVDAAIRNYEMAYRMQSLVPDVLDLDKETEATKRLYGLDTTNKDKLNYSLQCLRARRLVEEGVRFVEITCPVLFGQNNGTWDQHSYLKRGHEANALVTDQAVAALIKDLKSRGMLEETLLIWGTEFGRTPDSSNGDGRDHLETAFTIFMAGGGTKGGTLYGETDEIGKKAVENITTVHDLHATILHLVGLDHEKLTYRFGGRDLSLTDVHGSVIRPILA, encoded by the coding sequence ATGTCGATTCGAAGAGGGAACGGAGAGGGTTGTCCAGGATATGCCGGCGCTCCGCTGACCCGGCGCCAGATGCTCAAGCAGGCAGCCAATGGTTTCGGAATGCTGGCGCTGTCTTCGCTCATGGCCGATGAGGCCTACGCTGGACTTGTTCCCACGGCCATGCCTCATTTCCCGTCCAAGGTGAAAAACGTCATCCTCTGCTTCATGCCTGGCGGGGTCTCGCACATGGATACTTTCGACCCCAAGCCCAAGCTGAACGAGCTGCACGGCCAGCTTTCGGGAGACGGGCAGAGGACCTGGCAAGGGTGCCCCTGGAGCTTCAAACGCTACGGACGGTCCGGGATGCCCGTCAGCGAGCTGCTCCCCCATATCGCCACCTGCGTCGACGATCTGGCCGTGGTCCGCTCCATGGTCTCCGGGTTTCCACTGCATCCCCGGGGCAACATCCTGTTCCATACCGGCAGAAACGTGGGAGGGCATCCCAGCCTGGGATCCTGGATCACCTACGCTTTGGGCAGCGAAAACAAGAACCTGCCCGGATATGTGCTGCTGCACACCGGAGATATTCCCCCCGGCGGCCTGGAGAATTTCTCCAACGGCTTCCTGCCGGCCACTCACCAGGCCCTGCCCGTCAAGGCCGAGGGCAATGCCATCGACAACCTGGTGGCCTCCGATGACCCGAAGCTCCAGCAGGCCAAGCTAGACCTGCTCCTGGATCAGGACCGGGCCTTCGGCGCCTCGGCCGGCAGCGACGACGCCGTGGATGCGGCCATCCGCAACTACGAGATGGCCTACCGCATGCAGTCACTGGTGCCGGACGTTCTGGATCTGGACAAGGAGACCGAAGCCACCAAGCGTCTCTACGGCCTGGACACCACCAACAAGGACAAGCTGAACTACAGCCTGCAGTGTCTGCGGGCCCGCCGGCTGGTGGAGGAAGGGGTGCGCTTCGTGGAAATCACCTGCCCGGTTCTATTCGGGCAGAACAACGGGACCTGGGATCAGCACTCCTATCTGAAGCGGGGCCACGAAGCCAACGCGCTGGTAACGGACCAGGCGGTGGCGGCGCTGATCAAGGACCTCAAGTCGCGCGGCATGCTGGAGGAGACGCTGCTCATCTGGGGCACCGAGTTCGGGCGGACCCCGGACAGCTCCAACGGCGACGGCCGCGACCACCTGGAAACCGCCTTTACCATCTTCATGGCCGGCGGGGGCACCAAGGGTGGCACTCTCTATGGCGAGACCGACGAGATCGGCAAGAAGGCGGTGGAAAACATCACCACGGTGCACGACCTCCATGCCACCATCCTTCACCTGGTGGGCCTTGACCACGAGAAGTTGACCTACCGCTTCGGCGGGCGCGACCTCAGCCTGACCGACGTCCACGGCAGCGTAATCCGGCCTATCCTGGCCTGA
- a CDS encoding PSD1 and planctomycete cytochrome C domain-containing protein — protein MKAESLKSRLIAAGALVLCLAGSGLASEKFPAEALEFFEKDVRPLLATHCYDCHGPQMQQGELRLDSREGILKGGSRGAAVVEGEPGSSWLIKAVRHQELEMPPAGQLSAEQIGALERWVALGAPWPEPAATPGGPGEVDEFYAGMLREHWSYQPLTEPRTPGNGALASGHPVDRFILAELERRGLKPAPPGDRQTLVRRLSLVLTGLPPEPEEVDRFVRDASPNAYERMVDRLFASPHLGERWARHWMDVMRFGETYGYEWNYELLAAWRYRDYLIRAFNQDLPFDQLVREHVAGDLLDQPRIDRRLRLNESLAGAAFFRLGEMGHDNCVTFREIRTDVVDNQIDTLTKAFQGLTVACARCHDHKLDPVPTQDYYALYGILNSSRQLSRTLDVGDSDQWIKQRLKKLKSSIRKELARLWIRQSEQIPDYLLAIQAAQSGAAPSAARAAGLDPERLKQWRLVLLKQSMDTEGILYPWAAIACEAGLSPASFRQAWSKMETHYKRETAERKDFNRTHFLSFGDFRSGSPGDWRPDGLGIMGGAVSDGALTLNTDGSRAVSGVLSAGLYSHVLSERLNGALRSPYLPKDKKFVSLRLMGGKLASRRTIVDHCILGDDYKPLESDRLSWYRIPIKHRDTTFPLYIELVTKDGNPRIPERPRHLKGYTEEDFVRPGSYFGISRAVLHDIEELPREELDYLDPLFQGGAPRSAEQLAGRYGAASRRALTAWAKGKAGLPEVRWINWLIGNKLLENRRDLSPRLNRLVSAYRNLESRLSTPRIISSMGDIDPGFDAPLLEKGDAKRPADPVPRGYLTLLNASGSAFRTPGSGRRELAEIIASADNPLTARVMVNRLWHHVFGRGIVSTVDDFGRFGDKPTHPELLDYLASRFVKDGWSVKRLLRLLVLSETFRQSSRPSSLATRVDPDNQSLHHYPLRRLEAEVIRDTILSASGRLEPRLFGPSIQPFRDDPKDYRKLLSGPLDGNGRRSLYLRVTRMESPPFLELFDFPAPSATRGRRDRTNVPSQALALLNDAFVVEQAGYWAERLLAEGDETVETRLERMFRRALGRSPDPTELERFRGAVSRLSALHGVSEENILGEKKVWKDVAHAMFNLKELIYLF, from the coding sequence ATGAAGGCCGAATCCCTGAAGTCAAGACTGATTGCAGCCGGGGCGCTGGTGCTTTGCCTGGCCGGGTCGGGACTGGCGTCCGAGAAGTTTCCGGCCGAGGCGCTGGAGTTTTTCGAGAAGGATGTGCGTCCGCTCCTGGCCACGCACTGCTACGACTGCCACGGTCCCCAGATGCAGCAGGGCGAGTTGCGGCTGGACTCGAGAGAGGGAATTCTCAAGGGGGGGAGCCGCGGAGCCGCGGTGGTGGAAGGGGAGCCCGGGTCAAGCTGGTTGATCAAGGCGGTTCGCCACCAGGAGCTGGAGATGCCGCCGGCCGGCCAACTGTCAGCCGAGCAGATCGGCGCCCTGGAACGCTGGGTCGCCCTGGGTGCGCCCTGGCCCGAGCCTGCCGCCACCCCGGGCGGGCCTGGTGAGGTGGATGAGTTCTACGCTGGAATGCTGCGGGAGCACTGGTCCTATCAACCCTTGACCGAACCCCGGACGCCTGGGAATGGCGCACTTGCGTCGGGGCATCCGGTGGACCGGTTCATTCTGGCGGAGTTGGAACGCCGGGGTCTGAAGCCGGCCCCGCCGGGCGACCGGCAGACCCTGGTCCGAAGGCTCAGCCTGGTGTTGACCGGGTTGCCGCCCGAGCCCGAGGAAGTCGATCGATTCGTTCGGGATGCCTCCCCCAACGCCTACGAACGGATGGTGGACCGTCTTTTCGCCTCTCCTCACCTGGGGGAACGGTGGGCGCGTCACTGGATGGACGTGATGCGCTTCGGGGAAACCTACGGCTACGAGTGGAACTACGAGCTGCTGGCTGCCTGGCGCTACCGCGATTATCTGATCCGGGCCTTCAACCAGGATCTGCCCTTCGACCAGTTGGTGCGGGAACACGTGGCCGGCGATTTGCTGGATCAGCCCCGCATCGACCGCAGGTTGAGACTGAATGAGTCCCTGGCCGGGGCGGCATTCTTCCGCCTGGGAGAAATGGGTCACGACAACTGCGTGACCTTCAGGGAAATCCGCACCGACGTGGTCGACAACCAGATCGACACCCTCACCAAGGCCTTTCAGGGCCTGACGGTGGCCTGTGCCCGCTGCCACGACCACAAGCTGGACCCCGTTCCCACCCAGGACTATTACGCGCTCTACGGGATCCTGAACAGCTCGCGCCAGCTTTCCCGGACGTTGGACGTCGGGGACTCCGACCAATGGATCAAGCAGCGCCTCAAGAAGCTCAAATCTTCTATCCGCAAGGAGCTGGCCAGGCTCTGGATTCGCCAGTCCGAACAGATACCCGACTACCTGCTGGCGATCCAGGCGGCCCAGAGCGGAGCTGCTCCATCCGCGGCCCGGGCCGCCGGTCTCGATCCCGAACGGCTGAAGCAATGGCGCCTGGTCCTGCTCAAGCAGAGCATGGACACCGAGGGGATTCTCTATCCCTGGGCAGCCATCGCCTGTGAGGCCGGGTTGTCTCCCGCAAGCTTTCGCCAGGCCTGGTCGAAGATGGAGACCCACTACAAGCGGGAGACGGCGGAGCGCAAGGACTTCAACCGGACCCACTTTCTGAGCTTCGGCGATTTTCGTTCCGGCAGCCCCGGCGACTGGCGCCCCGACGGTCTCGGAATCATGGGGGGGGCGGTAAGCGACGGAGCATTGACCCTCAACACCGATGGCTCGCGAGCTGTTTCGGGGGTTCTTTCCGCCGGCCTCTACAGCCACGTCCTGTCGGAACGTCTCAACGGCGCCCTGCGCTCTCCCTATCTGCCCAAGGACAAGAAATTCGTGAGTCTGCGGCTCATGGGAGGCAAGCTGGCATCCCGCCGGACCATTGTGGATCACTGCATCCTCGGCGACGACTACAAGCCGCTGGAGAGCGATCGCCTGTCCTGGTACCGGATACCCATCAAGCACCGCGACACGACTTTTCCGCTCTATATCGAGCTGGTCACCAAGGACGGGAATCCCCGCATACCCGAGCGCCCCCGGCATCTCAAAGGCTACACCGAGGAGGACTTCGTCAGACCCGGGTCCTATTTCGGCATTTCTCGGGCGGTGCTGCACGACATCGAGGAACTGCCGCGGGAGGAGCTGGACTACCTGGACCCGCTGTTCCAGGGGGGAGCGCCGCGCAGTGCCGAGCAGTTGGCCGGGCGCTATGGAGCCGCCAGCCGCCGCGCCCTGACCGCCTGGGCCAAGGGGAAGGCGGGGTTGCCGGAGGTGCGCTGGATCAATTGGCTGATCGGGAACAAGCTGCTCGAGAACCGCAGGGACCTGAGCCCCCGGCTCAACCGCCTGGTTTCCGCCTACCGCAACCTGGAGTCCCGGCTCTCAACACCGCGGATCATCAGCTCCATGGGCGACATCGACCCCGGATTCGATGCCCCTTTGTTGGAGAAGGGAGACGCCAAGCGTCCCGCCGATCCGGTGCCTCGCGGCTACCTGACCCTGTTGAATGCCTCCGGATCGGCCTTCCGGACCCCGGGCAGCGGACGCAGGGAACTGGCCGAGATCATCGCCTCGGCCGACAATCCGCTGACGGCCCGGGTGATGGTGAACCGTCTCTGGCATCACGTGTTTGGCCGGGGCATCGTGTCCACCGTGGATGACTTCGGACGCTTCGGAGACAAGCCCACCCATCCCGAACTGCTCGACTACCTGGCCAGCCGATTCGTCAAGGACGGGTGGTCGGTCAAGCGGTTGCTGCGCCTGCTGGTTCTCTCGGAAACCTTTCGCCAGTCCAGCCGGCCGTCGTCCCTGGCCACCCGGGTCGACCCCGACAACCAAAGCCTCCACCACTATCCGCTGCGGCGGTTGGAAGCCGAGGTCATTCGGGACACCATCCTGTCGGCCTCCGGGAGGTTGGAACCCCGACTCTTCGGTCCCAGCATCCAGCCCTTTCGGGACGATCCCAAGGATTATCGCAAGCTGCTCTCCGGCCCCCTGGACGGAAACGGGCGGCGCAGCCTCTATCTGAGAGTGACCCGCATGGAGAGTCCGCCCTTTCTGGAACTCTTTGACTTTCCGGCGCCCTCGGCCACGCGCGGCCGTCGAGACCGCACCAACGTGCCTTCCCAGGCCCTGGCGCTGCTCAATGACGCCTTTGTGGTCGAGCAAGCCGGCTATTGGGCGGAACGACTGCTGGCTGAAGGGGATGAAACCGTGGAAACCCGCCTGGAACGAATGTTCCGCCGGGCGCTGGGCCGTTCGCCGGACCCGACCGAACTGGAGCGATTCAGAGGCGCGGTGTCGCGGTTATCTGCCTTGCACGGTGTCTCTGAAGAGAATATACTGGGCGAAAAAAAAGTGTGGAAAGACGTGGCTCATGCCATGTTCAATCTGAAAGAGCTTATCTATCTGTTCTGA
- a CDS encoding [LysW]-aminoadipate kinase — translation MLVVKVGGSLGIDYDSVCRDLASLIQSGRRAILVHGGSAETNALSEKLGKPPRMVTSVSGYESRYTDRETLTIFEMVYCGKMNKGIVERFQKLGVNAVGLSGMDGRIWEGRRKSTITIVENGKRRVLRDDYTGRIESVNLDLLNLLLDHGYTPVLTPPAVSREGEAINVDGDRAVAVLGAALGVDKLVILSNIPGLLRDLEDESSLIREIPLEEADAFMEFARGRMKKKLLGAVEAVQQGVREVIFGDARLSDPVTQALSGKGTVIRRRTRD, via the coding sequence ATGCTGGTGGTCAAGGTAGGAGGCAGTCTCGGTATCGACTACGACTCCGTGTGCCGCGATCTGGCCTCCCTCATCCAGTCGGGGCGCCGGGCCATTCTGGTCCACGGAGGCTCGGCCGAAACCAATGCGCTGTCGGAAAAGCTGGGGAAGCCCCCCCGCATGGTGACTTCGGTCTCGGGCTACGAGTCCCGTTACACCGACCGCGAGACTCTGACCATCTTCGAGATGGTCTATTGCGGCAAGATGAACAAGGGGATCGTGGAGCGGTTTCAGAAGCTGGGGGTGAATGCCGTGGGGCTCTCCGGGATGGACGGCCGCATCTGGGAGGGCCGCCGCAAGTCGACCATCACCATCGTGGAGAACGGAAAGCGGCGGGTGCTGCGCGACGACTACACCGGGCGCATCGAAAGCGTGAACCTGGACCTGCTCAACCTTCTGCTGGATCACGGTTACACGCCGGTGCTGACGCCACCGGCCGTAAGCCGCGAAGGAGAAGCCATCAACGTGGACGGCGATCGAGCCGTGGCCGTGCTCGGGGCCGCCCTGGGGGTGGACAAGCTGGTCATCCTGTCCAATATCCCGGGTCTGTTACGGGACCTGGAGGATGAGAGCAGCCTGATCCGGGAAATCCCCCTGGAAGAGGCCGATGCATTCATGGAATTCGCCCGGGGACGTATGAAGAAGAAGTTGCTGGGAGCGGTCGAGGCGGTGCAGCAGGGAGTCAGGGAGGTCATCTTCGGCGATGCCCGGCTGTCCGATCCCGTCACCCAGGCCCTCTCCGGGAAGGGCACCGTCATTCGCCGTCGGACCAGGGATTGA
- a CDS encoding dienelactone hydrolase family protein, translating to MPTPAPKAMMRPSLQLTAGLRTIVRMGPAPFLLGLALIWGLVSGEARPQGDEEAPRTKSIRGHVAGPDGKSQPGAKVFVRNVKNETTTILITDEKGLFAIFGLEPALDYEIHAEYQQLSSRVLAISSMLQRYDNVLNFKLAERVVEEKPADVPVRMQSVEIPGKGGLHFTGDWYPPPDSEEVRFPAVLLLHGSGETRGVWNTFIQEKLAGNMVGVLNLDLHSGEEESSGGAATPSESDPDRMDALLELFEATFAWLEAQGTIDPYLIGVVGTGLGADLAFLASGKYENVRAAVVVSGNLANVRGVAERAQDFQPHSILFLATRGDESSTASIAGLEQQTGYPRLTRVFEGSSSRGIEVLAEIPEASDLVVEWLDKRLR from the coding sequence ATGCCGACCCCTGCCCCCAAAGCCATGATGCGACCAAGTCTCCAGTTAACCGCCGGATTGCGAACCATCGTCAGGATGGGACCGGCGCCCTTTCTCTTGGGGTTGGCTCTGATCTGGGGATTGGTTTCCGGGGAAGCCAGACCCCAGGGTGACGAGGAGGCGCCTCGGACCAAGTCGATTCGCGGCCACGTGGCCGGGCCAGACGGGAAATCCCAGCCGGGGGCCAAGGTCTTCGTCAGGAACGTCAAGAACGAGACCACCACCATCCTCATCACGGACGAGAAGGGACTCTTTGCCATTTTCGGCCTGGAGCCGGCGCTCGACTACGAGATCCACGCCGAATACCAGCAGCTTAGCTCCAGAGTTCTGGCCATCAGCTCCATGCTCCAACGTTACGACAACGTCCTCAACTTCAAGCTGGCCGAAAGGGTGGTCGAGGAAAAACCCGCGGATGTCCCTGTGCGAATGCAGAGCGTCGAGATCCCGGGAAAGGGTGGATTGCACTTCACGGGCGACTGGTATCCCCCACCGGACTCGGAGGAGGTGCGGTTTCCGGCGGTGTTGCTGCTGCACGGTTCGGGGGAGACCCGCGGCGTCTGGAACACCTTCATCCAGGAGAAGCTTGCGGGAAACATGGTCGGGGTGCTCAACCTCGATCTGCACTCCGGGGAAGAGGAGTCGTCAGGGGGCGCGGCCACTCCTTCGGAGTCGGATCCCGACCGGATGGATGCCTTGCTGGAACTGTTCGAGGCGACCTTTGCCTGGCTGGAGGCTCAGGGAACGATCGATCCCTACCTCATCGGCGTGGTGGGAACCGGACTTGGAGCCGACCTGGCGTTTCTGGCCTCCGGCAAGTACGAAAATGTGCGCGCGGCGGTGGTGGTTTCCGGCAACCTGGCCAATGTCCGCGGCGTGGCCGAGCGGGCTCAAGACTTCCAACCTCACTCCATCCTCTTTCTGGCAACCCGGGGGGATGAGTCCTCCACCGCTTCCATCGCCGGATTGGAGCAGCAGACCGGATATCCGAGACTAACCCGAGTCTTTGAAGGCTCCAGCTCTCGGGGCATCGAGGTGCTTGCGGAGATTCCGGAAGCCTCCGACCTGGTGGTGGAGTGGTTGGACAAGAGGCTGCGCTGA
- a CDS encoding carboxypeptidase-like regulatory domain-containing protein: MVLSRSKSLKLAAAAVLAALICFAWAPGTALPGEESKKDQPFALLKGSCFDQRGFSLPGVAIQVTLPPGESGRKKEKRWRMQSDRRGEFAVRLPAGEQTVVVTASKKGYRKTEQSVQFYADEMQHIAIRMTPVTKSE; this comes from the coding sequence ATGGTGTTGTCGAGGTCGAAGTCACTCAAGCTGGCCGCGGCGGCTGTTCTGGCTGCCTTGATTTGTTTCGCCTGGGCGCCCGGGACAGCTCTCCCAGGGGAGGAGTCCAAGAAGGATCAACCCTTTGCCTTGCTCAAGGGGAGCTGCTTCGATCAGAGAGGCTTCAGCCTGCCGGGAGTGGCCATTCAGGTGACGCTGCCGCCGGGGGAGAGCGGAAGGAAAAAGGAAAAGCGTTGGCGGATGCAGTCCGACCGCCGCGGGGAATTTGCCGTCCGTCTTCCCGCCGGAGAACAGACCGTGGTGGTGACCGCCAGCAAGAAGGGCTACCGGAAGACGGAACAGTCCGTTCAGTTCTACGCCGACGAGATGCAGCACATCGCCATCCGGATGACGCCGGTTACCAAGTCGGAGTAG
- the argC gene encoding N-acetyl-gamma-glutamyl-phosphate reductase — MISVSIVGGSGYTGGEVLRLLLGHPEVELCQVTSESRVGKFVHSVHPNLRKRCKLRFVASQALKTVDLLFLCLPHGMAVERMEEFLDLGNRVIDLSSDFRLRSPADYVTWYHHEHSRPELLERAVYGVPELHRQEIREARLVTGAGCLATAAILGLFPLYKAGLVDSEDIFIEAKVGSSAAGNKSSLASHHPERSGSLRSFQPTRHRHTAEVKQELALNGARPRIHLSATSTDSVRGVLATAQVLLERVPEEKALWRAYREAYQAEPFLRIVKERSGVYRYPEPKILAGSNYCDVGFELDPAEGRLVVLSALDNLMKGAAGNAVQAMNAMHGWEETLGLGFPGLHPV; from the coding sequence ATGATCTCGGTTTCCATCGTCGGAGGTTCCGGTTATACCGGTGGAGAGGTGTTGCGCCTCTTGTTGGGCCATCCCGAGGTTGAGCTGTGTCAGGTGACCTCGGAATCCAGGGTGGGCAAGTTCGTCCATTCGGTGCACCCCAACCTTCGCAAGCGCTGCAAGCTGCGATTTGTGGCCAGCCAGGCCTTGAAGACGGTGGACCTGCTCTTCCTCTGCCTGCCCCACGGGATGGCCGTGGAGCGCATGGAGGAATTTCTCGATCTGGGCAATCGGGTCATTGACCTCTCCTCCGATTTTCGCTTGCGCTCCCCGGCGGATTACGTGACCTGGTACCACCACGAGCATTCCAGGCCGGAGCTGCTGGAACGGGCGGTCTACGGCGTTCCCGAACTGCACCGGCAGGAGATTCGAGAAGCCAGGCTGGTGACCGGGGCGGGCTGCCTGGCCACCGCCGCCATTCTGGGCCTCTTCCCGCTCTACAAGGCGGGACTGGTGGATTCGGAGGACATCTTCATCGAGGCCAAGGTGGGCTCGTCGGCGGCCGGCAACAAGTCCAGCCTGGCTTCCCACCACCCGGAGCGCAGCGGTTCTCTCCGGTCCTTCCAGCCGACCCGCCATCGCCACACGGCCGAGGTCAAGCAGGAGCTGGCTTTGAACGGTGCCAGACCCCGGATTCATTTGTCGGCCACCTCCACCGATTCCGTGCGGGGCGTCCTGGCCACCGCCCAGGTGCTGCTGGAGCGGGTTCCGGAGGAGAAGGCCCTCTGGAGAGCCTATCGGGAGGCCTATCAGGCGGAGCCCTTCCTCAGAATCGTCAAGGAAAGATCGGGGGTCTACCGTTACCCGGAACCCAAGATCCTGGCGGGATCCAACTACTGCGACGTCGGTTTCGAGCTGGACCCGGCGGAGGGGCGCCTGGTGGTGCTTTCCGCCCTGGACAACCTGATGAAGGGGGCGGCGGGAAACGCGGTCCAGGCCATGAACGCGATGCACGGCTGGGAGGAGACCCTGGGGTTGGGATTTCCCGGTTTGCATCCCGTATAA
- the lysX gene encoding lysine biosynthesis protein LysX, with translation MKVGLLCSILRKEEKLLLQEFRSRGVAPEIVDDRELIFRLDSRHLDFDVVLERSVNHSRALYSLKVLNDWGIRTVNSYPVAETCGNKFLTSSALLRNRIPTPRTVMAFTPKSALKAIEELGYPVVLKPAVGSWGRLLSKINDREAAEAVLEHKDILGSYQHSVFYIQEYVPKSGRDIRSFVVGDETICAIYRYSSHWITNTARGGRAENCPVTPEIDRLSKAAARAVGGGVLAVDLFESESGFQVNEVNYTMEFRNSIHTTGVDIPARIVDYVLNAAPEGQSGSEGHP, from the coding sequence ATGAAAGTAGGACTACTCTGCTCCATCCTGCGCAAGGAAGAAAAGCTGCTGCTGCAGGAGTTTCGTAGCCGTGGCGTTGCTCCGGAGATCGTCGACGACCGCGAGCTGATCTTTCGCCTGGACTCCAGGCATCTTGATTTCGACGTGGTTCTGGAGAGAAGCGTCAATCACTCCCGGGCCCTCTATTCCCTGAAGGTCCTCAACGACTGGGGGATCCGGACGGTCAACAGCTACCCGGTGGCCGAAACCTGCGGTAACAAGTTCCTGACCAGCAGCGCGCTCCTCCGGAATCGGATTCCCACCCCTCGGACCGTCATGGCCTTCACGCCCAAGTCGGCTCTGAAAGCCATCGAGGAACTGGGTTATCCGGTAGTGCTCAAGCCGGCGGTGGGGTCCTGGGGGCGACTGCTCTCCAAGATCAATGATCGAGAGGCCGCCGAAGCCGTGCTGGAACACAAGGACATCCTGGGTTCCTACCAGCACTCCGTCTTCTATATTCAGGAGTACGTTCCCAAGTCGGGCCGGGACATCCGGAGCTTCGTGGTGGGTGACGAGACTATTTGCGCCATCTATCGCTATTCCTCCCACTGGATTACCAACACGGCCCGAGGAGGGCGAGCCGAGAACTGCCCGGTGACCCCGGAAATCGACCGCCTGTCTAAAGCGGCCGCCCGAGCCGTTGGCGGCGGGGTCCTTGCCGTGGATCTCTTCGAGTCGGAGTCGGGTTTTCAGGTCAACGAAGTCAACTACACCATGGAGTTCAGGAATTCCATCCATACCACCGGTGTCGACATCCCGGCCAGAATCGTCGACTACGTCCTGAACGCTGCCCCCGAAGGGCAGTCCGGGTCCGAGGGGCATCCATGA
- the lysW gene encoding lysine biosynthesis protein LysW: MPNCPECEAELELEDDVEKGEIVTCADCGADLEVVGMDPVELDLAPEEEEDWGE, encoded by the coding sequence GTGCCCAACTGTCCGGAATGCGAAGCCGAATTGGAATTGGAAGACGATGTGGAAAAGGGTGAGATCGTAACCTGCGCCGATTGCGGGGCCGACCTGGAGGTCGTGGGCATGGATCCCGTGGAGTTGGACCTGGCTCCGGAGGAAGAAGAAGATTGGGGGGAATGA
- a CDS encoding D-alanyl-D-alanine carboxypeptidase: MTAALFKHLRPIQSGPCCLAFLVLSAFWPVEANQSSELRHPVAQPLPAPPRQLESTALQNFSRRIRRHRYNLDRQGILVESQDGRTVLAQLNPETPLNPASVMKLVTSLVALAQLGPDHRFVTRVYGDSPIDQEERVLPGNLYLVSDGNPLLGRAELYRLTRSLKRRGLRRVEGDLVVTGPFSVNSSSNPDYPVRYLARYFRRTGIRIKGRVYAAPKECVSERLRIEYLSHSSPRLRDILWKVNAFSVNAIADRLGRALGGPESMREYLIREMGIRPLDIRIEKPSGIGRSRMTARAAVQVLHCLRATVQGHGMKLQDIMPVAGVDQGTLRGRFRHSRYRGRVLGKTGTNSSKDGGVSTLAGVAMTRAHGPVFYAILNNGGGVMAYRRWQDEFLRKLIQENGGKVQALKTRPKSRRLNGSSSWSPSPYWEGLARVPAYRRKIRRRSRRPVRTGELRILPAPIPAST, encoded by the coding sequence ATGACGGCTGCTCTGTTCAAGCACCTCCGACCGATCCAATCCGGTCCCTGCTGTCTCGCTTTTCTGGTGTTGAGCGCCTTCTGGCCCGTAGAAGCCAATCAGAGCAGCGAGCTGCGACACCCGGTTGCCCAACCGCTGCCTGCCCCGCCCCGGCAACTGGAAAGCACAGCCCTGCAAAATTTCTCTCGCCGAATCCGGAGGCATCGCTACAACCTGGACAGGCAGGGGATTCTGGTGGAATCGCAGGATGGTCGCACCGTTCTGGCGCAACTGAACCCGGAAACCCCGCTCAATCCGGCCTCGGTGATGAAGCTGGTCACCTCTCTGGTGGCTCTGGCGCAGTTGGGCCCCGATCACCGCTTCGTCACTCGAGTCTACGGCGATTCCCCCATCGATCAGGAGGAACGGGTGCTGCCCGGCAATCTCTACCTGGTCAGCGACGGGAATCCCCTTCTCGGCAGGGCCGAACTTTACCGATTGACCCGTTCCCTGAAGCGAAGGGGCTTGCGCCGGGTGGAGGGAGACCTGGTGGTAACCGGACCCTTCTCGGTGAACTCCAGCAGCAACCCCGACTACCCTGTCCGGTACCTGGCGCGCTACTTCCGGCGAACCGGCATCAGGATCAAGGGACGAGTCTACGCCGCGCCGAAAGAGTGCGTCAGCGAGCGGTTGCGAATCGAGTATCTCAGCCACTCTTCACCGCGCCTCCGGGACATCCTGTGGAAGGTGAATGCGTTCAGCGTCAATGCTATCGCCGACAGGCTGGGGCGCGCTCTGGGAGGGCCCGAGTCCATGCGGGAGTATCTGATCCGGGAGATGGGCATTCGTCCCCTGGATATTCGGATAGAAAAACCGTCCGGAATAGGACGCAGCCGCATGACCGCACGTGCCGCCGTTCAAGTGCTCCACTGCCTTCGCGCCACCGTCCAGGGTCATGGTATGAAGCTGCAGGACATCATGCCCGTGGCTGGAGTGGACCAGGGGACGCTTCGCGGGCGCTTTCGGCATTCCAGGTACCGCGGCCGTGTCCTGGGAAAAACGGGAACCAATTCTTCCAAGGATGGAGGTGTCAGTACGCTGGCGGGTGTAGCCATGACCCGGGCCCACGGACCCGTCTTCTATGCCATTCTCAACAACGGCGGCGGCGTCATGGCCTACCGGCGATGGCAGGATGAGTTTCTGCGGAAGCTGATCCAGGAGAACGGCGGCAAGGTCCAGGCCCTGAAGACCCGCCCCAAGTCCCGCCGGCTCAACGGCTCTTCTTCCTGGAGTCCCTCCCCCTATTGGGAAGGGCTGGCCCGGGTTCCCGCCTATCGGCGCAAGATACGCAGGAGATCCAGACGGCCCGTTCGAACAGGAGAACTCCGAATCCTCCCCGCCCCGATCCCGGCTTCAACCTGA